Proteins encoded by one window of Pirellulales bacterium:
- the nadA gene encoding quinolinate synthase NadA codes for MPTLTARPQAGAFQLADYKSLDNETLQRRITAVRAEMGPRLLILGHHYQQDEVIAMSDLRGDSYQLSKMAAESSDCRAIAFCGVHFMAETADILANRPEKLAARRGQRVTVVLPDLAAGCSMADMAMIEQVEACWDELGEVLDTADITPVTYINSAASLKAFCGRHGGIVCTSSNAAAVLKWAFQRTRRVLFFPDQHLGRNTAFAMGIPLDEMAVWNPHADQRGGNSDEALRSSKVLLWQGHCSVHAMFRPEHVDQFRAKFPGIQVLVHPECSREVVAKADVYGSTGKIIRDVESAPAGTKWAIGTELHLVERLKQEHPEQEIHFLSPVVCMCATMYRIDLAHLCWSLENLAAGTPVNVIHVDDEVARWSLVALERMLALS; via the coding sequence ATGCCGACTTTGACCGCCCGGCCGCAGGCCGGCGCTTTTCAACTCGCCGACTACAAGTCGCTTGACAACGAGACCCTCCAACGCCGCATCACCGCGGTCCGGGCGGAAATGGGCCCCCGGCTGCTGATTCTGGGGCACCACTATCAGCAGGACGAGGTCATCGCCATGTCCGATCTGCGTGGCGACAGCTACCAGCTCAGCAAGATGGCGGCGGAGAGCAGCGACTGCCGGGCAATCGCTTTCTGCGGCGTCCATTTTATGGCCGAAACGGCCGACATCCTGGCCAACCGGCCGGAGAAGCTGGCGGCCCGCCGCGGCCAGCGCGTCACGGTGGTGTTGCCCGACCTGGCGGCCGGCTGCTCGATGGCCGATATGGCCATGATCGAGCAGGTCGAAGCCTGCTGGGACGAACTGGGCGAGGTGCTCGACACCGCGGACATCACGCCGGTCACCTACATCAACTCGGCGGCCAGTCTGAAGGCGTTCTGCGGACGGCACGGGGGCATCGTTTGCACGTCGAGCAATGCGGCCGCCGTGCTCAAATGGGCCTTTCAGCGGACGCGGCGGGTGCTGTTCTTTCCCGACCAGCATCTCGGCCGTAACACGGCCTTTGCGATGGGCATTCCGCTGGACGAAATGGCTGTCTGGAATCCGCACGCCGACCAGCGGGGCGGCAACAGCGACGAGGCGTTGCGGAGCAGCAAGGTGCTGCTATGGCAGGGACATTGCAGCGTTCACGCCATGTTTCGACCCGAGCACGTCGACCAGTTCCGCGCCAAGTTTCCCGGCATCCAAGTTCTGGTCCATCCGGAGTGCAGCCGTGAGGTGGTGGCCAAGGCCGATGTTTACGGCTCGACGGGCAAGATCATTCGCGACGTCGAGTCGGCCCCGGCCGGCACAAAGTGGGCCATCGGCACGGAGCTGCACCTGGTGGAGCGGCTGAAGCAGGAGCATCCTGAACAGGAGATACACTTCCTATCGCCGGTGGTCTGCATGTGTGCCACGATGTACCGCATCGACCTGGCGCACCTTTGCTGGAGCCTGGAGAATCTCGCCGCTGGCACGCCGGTGAACGTGATTCACGTCGACGACGAAGTCGCCCGCTGGTCGCTGGTGGCTCTGGAGCGGATGCTGGCGCTATCGTAG
- the glgP gene encoding alpha-glucan family phosphorylase: MVKRLATAIPAPHRLPHENAMDILLTAAEGRPRPTDLDELAARLSRRSSPAEGLTQLVSHVCQRSGADVCSVYLMWETHQTLKSRLIDFVRRRASREARRRGEPAAHVALLNRSLSMDALTVGFARRFATYKRADLLFADIERTAELASNARTPVQFVFAGKSHPHDQPGKQVLQRIARLTRDPRFAGRLVFVEDYDINTCRHFVQGVDVWLNNPRRPLEASGTSGQKVVLNGGLNLSILDGWWAEAYEGDNGFAIGEGYTQVDTQACDRRDGESLFRVLCDEVALLLHSRPRRPAARVDQAHEACNSHTRLAVQRQPHGDRLRDQVLRAGGGRRVERSAVVVNHGLWPAK, encoded by the coding sequence GTGGTCAAGCGATTGGCCACGGCCATCCCTGCCCCGCACCGCTTGCCCCACGAAAACGCAATGGATATTTTGCTCACCGCCGCCGAAGGCCGGCCACGCCCGACGGATTTGGATGAACTCGCCGCTCGCCTCTCACGACGCTCGTCGCCAGCCGAAGGGCTGACCCAGTTGGTGAGTCACGTCTGCCAGCGCTCCGGCGCCGACGTCTGTTCGGTTTATCTCATGTGGGAGACGCACCAGACGCTCAAGTCGCGGCTGATCGACTTTGTTCGTCGCCGGGCGTCGCGCGAGGCGCGGCGGCGCGGCGAGCCGGCCGCGCACGTTGCTCTGCTCAATCGTTCGCTGAGCATGGACGCCTTGACGGTCGGTTTCGCCCGGCGGTTTGCGACCTACAAGCGGGCCGATCTGTTGTTCGCCGACATCGAGCGGACCGCCGAGTTGGCCTCGAACGCCCGCACGCCGGTGCAGTTCGTGTTTGCCGGCAAGTCCCATCCGCACGACCAGCCGGGCAAGCAGGTTTTGCAGCGCATCGCCCGGCTGACGCGCGACCCGCGGTTCGCCGGCCGGCTGGTGTTTGTGGAAGACTACGACATCAACACCTGCCGGCACTTCGTGCAAGGCGTCGACGTCTGGCTCAACAATCCGCGCCGGCCGCTGGAGGCGTCGGGCACCAGCGGTCAAAAGGTGGTGCTCAACGGCGGCCTGAACCTCTCCATTCTCGACGGCTGGTGGGCCGAGGCCTACGAGGGCGACAACGGCTTCGCCATCGGCGAGGGCTACACGCAGGTCGACACGCAGGCCTGCGACCGCCGCGACGGCGAGTCGCTATTTCGGGTGTTGTGCGACGAAGTGGCGCTGCTACTTCACTCGCGACCGCGACGGCCTGCCGCGCGAGTGGATCAAGCGCATGAAGCGTGCAATTCGCACACTCGGCTGGCGGTTCAACGCCAACCGCATGGTGACCGACTACGTGACCAAGTGTTACGTGCCGGCGGCGGGCGGCGTGTCGAGCGATCTGCGGTAGTCGTAAACCACGGTCTTTGGCCGGCAAAATGA
- a CDS encoding VTT domain-containing protein, whose protein sequence is MTLVDHSEAQTNDCPAAGKRPNVIRRLYHWVLRWAETPYGTPALVLLSFAESSFFPIPPDVLQIALSVSRPRRAFYYAAVSAVASVLGGIAGWYIGRWLWLSVDDFFFHYVPGFSHQNFENVEELYGNNAFLAILAAAFTPIPYKVFTITAGVCHRTVSLETLIVASALGRSGRFFLVATAMFFFGERAKTMLERHFEWITLALFGLLVAGFFAIRYLVQ, encoded by the coding sequence ATGACGCTCGTGGACCACAGTGAAGCACAAACCAACGACTGCCCGGCCGCCGGCAAGCGGCCGAATGTCATCCGGCGGCTTTACCACTGGGTATTGCGCTGGGCCGAAACCCCTTATGGCACGCCGGCATTGGTGTTGCTCTCGTTCGCCGAAAGCTCATTTTTTCCAATTCCGCCTGACGTTTTGCAGATCGCCCTCTCGGTCTCCAGGCCGCGACGGGCTTTTTATTATGCCGCGGTGAGCGCGGTGGCTTCGGTGCTGGGTGGGATCGCAGGCTGGTATATCGGCCGCTGGCTCTGGTTGAGCGTCGACGACTTTTTCTTCCATTACGTGCCCGGTTTCTCGCACCAGAATTTCGAGAACGTCGAAGAGCTTTACGGCAACAATGCTTTTTTGGCAATCCTGGCAGCGGCTTTCACGCCGATCCCCTACAAGGTTTTCACGATTACCGCGGGCGTTTGCCACCGCACGGTGTCGCTGGAGACGCTCATCGTGGCATCGGCGCTGGGCCGCTCCGGACGCTTCTTTCTGGTGGCGACTGCGATGTTTTTCTTCGGCGAACGGGCCAAGACGATGCTGGAGCGGCACTTCGAGTGGATCACGCTGGCGCTGTTTGGCCTGCTCGTAGCCGGCTTTTTCGCCATCCGCTACCTGGTGCAATAG
- a CDS encoding PQQ-binding-like beta-propeller repeat protein — protein sequence MKLVATILLTLSFDAAAGAEWPQFRGPDGQGHAPQRGLATSWSETENIAWKVPVAGRGWSSPVIGNGQIWLTTGLDQGHSLHAVCLDEASGKLVHDIEVFHAENPGTVHSKNSFASPTAVLEGDRVYVHFGDLGTACLTTRGDVVWRTNELKYEHRHGPAGSPVLYGDLLIVSCDGTDVQYVAALDKQSGKLRWKSDRKGRMAYSTPLVITVDGEDQLISTGGDQAIAYVPDTGQEIWRVRYDGYSEVPRPVFGQGLLFLASGYDTPWLYAVRPDGHGDVTDTHVVWKLQHGAPLNPSPLVVDDALFLVSDKGIASCLDAKSGEKHWQKRLPGNYSASPLLADGRIYITNESGLTTVIAPTTDYTELAANQIDGETLASLAVSGKAIFLRSDTHLYRIEGK from the coding sequence GTGAAACTCGTAGCGACGATCTTACTGACGCTGTCCTTCGATGCGGCCGCTGGAGCCGAGTGGCCGCAGTTTCGCGGACCCGACGGCCAAGGTCATGCTCCACAGCGCGGCCTGGCGACGTCGTGGAGCGAAACCGAAAACATTGCCTGGAAAGTCCCCGTTGCCGGCCGAGGGTGGTCGTCGCCCGTCATCGGCAACGGTCAGATATGGCTGACCACGGGCCTGGATCAAGGCCATTCGCTGCACGCGGTTTGTCTCGACGAAGCGAGCGGGAAGTTGGTCCACGACATCGAGGTGTTCCATGCCGAGAATCCCGGCACGGTTCACTCCAAGAACAGTTTTGCTTCGCCCACCGCCGTGTTGGAGGGCGATCGCGTCTATGTCCACTTCGGCGATCTGGGAACCGCCTGCCTGACGACCCGCGGCGACGTGGTCTGGCGAACGAACGAATTGAAGTATGAGCACCGTCATGGCCCGGCCGGCTCACCCGTGCTGTACGGCGATCTGCTGATCGTGAGCTGCGATGGCACCGACGTGCAATATGTGGCGGCGCTCGACAAGCAATCGGGCAAGCTGCGGTGGAAAAGCGACCGCAAAGGACGCATGGCGTATTCGACTCCCTTGGTCATCACGGTCGACGGCGAGGACCAGCTCATCAGCACCGGCGGCGATCAGGCCATCGCCTACGTGCCCGACACCGGCCAGGAAATCTGGCGGGTGCGGTACGACGGCTATTCGGAGGTGCCGCGGCCGGTCTTTGGCCAAGGGCTTCTGTTTCTGGCCAGCGGCTACGACACGCCCTGGCTCTATGCGGTGCGGCCCGATGGCCACGGCGACGTGACCGACACGCACGTCGTCTGGAAGCTGCAACACGGCGCGCCGCTGAATCCCTCGCCGCTGGTCGTGGACGACGCGTTGTTTCTCGTCAGCGATAAGGGAATCGCGAGCTGCCTCGACGCCAAGAGCGGCGAGAAGCATTGGCAGAAGCGATTGCCCGGCAACTATTCGGCCTCGCCCTTGCTGGCCGACGGCAGGATTTACATCACCAACGAGTCGGGCCTGACCACGGTGATTGCACCGACGACCGACTACACCGAGTTGGCGGCCAATCAAATCGACGGCGAGACGCTGGCCTCCTTGGCCGTTTCGGGCAAAGCGATCTTCCTGCGCAGCGACACGCACTTGTATCGCATCGAGGGAAAGTAG
- a CDS encoding CinA family nicotinamide mononucleotide deamidase-related protein, whose protein sequence is MIAEVISIGDELASGERLDTNSQWLSQRLGELGVVVRYHTTVVDDLEANIEVFRQAVRRADIVVATGGLGPTADDLTREALAGMLGVPLELDAASLEQIRALFAHRKRDMPERNVVQAMFPLGSRAIPNAHGTAPGIEVTVPPPAGRPSRVFALPGVPAEMKEMWQAGVVPRLIEQGAGRQMIRHRRIKCFGVGESDLEQMLPDLIRRGRVPSVGITVSAATITLRITAGGCTPEECLAATAPTEATIHQCLGTLVFGYGDDELEHAVVRLLAEGGETLATVEWGTAGLVAQWLGDVAAADAVFRGGLTVGSAEAVGRLFPTVERTIKQHGEISGEVTAALASACRQQFDADYGLAVGKFPVFDAQTSDPPLYYFALASADGVMVRSSPFAAHPAILKARAGKQALNLLRLRLLQGGSDTLGGRA, encoded by the coding sequence ATGATTGCCGAAGTCATCTCCATCGGCGACGAGCTGGCCAGCGGCGAACGGCTCGATACCAACAGCCAGTGGCTCAGCCAGCGGCTCGGTGAACTGGGCGTTGTGGTGCGGTATCACACGACGGTGGTCGACGACCTGGAAGCCAACATCGAAGTGTTTCGCCAGGCCGTTCGACGGGCCGACATTGTGGTGGCGACGGGCGGCCTCGGCCCGACGGCCGACGATTTGACGCGCGAGGCGCTGGCCGGCATGTTGGGGGTGCCACTGGAGCTCGACGCGGCGTCGCTGGAACAGATCCGTGCGCTGTTCGCTCATCGAAAACGAGACATGCCCGAACGCAACGTGGTGCAGGCCATGTTTCCGCTCGGCAGCCGCGCGATTCCGAACGCTCACGGGACGGCGCCGGGGATCGAAGTCACCGTGCCGCCGCCGGCGGGCCGCCCGTCGCGCGTGTTCGCCTTGCCCGGCGTGCCCGCCGAAATGAAGGAAATGTGGCAGGCCGGCGTGGTGCCGCGACTGATCGAGCAAGGCGCGGGGCGGCAGATGATTCGCCACCGGCGGATCAAGTGTTTCGGAGTCGGCGAGAGCGACCTGGAGCAGATGTTGCCCGATCTGATACGCCGGGGACGCGTGCCGTCGGTGGGCATCACGGTCAGTGCGGCGACCATCACCTTGAGGATCACGGCGGGCGGCTGCACGCCGGAGGAGTGCCTGGCGGCGACCGCACCGACGGAGGCCACGATTCACCAGTGTCTTGGCACGCTGGTTTTCGGCTACGGAGACGACGAGTTGGAACACGCCGTCGTGCGGCTGTTGGCCGAGGGCGGCGAAACGCTGGCCACGGTGGAGTGGGGCACGGCCGGCCTGGTGGCTCAGTGGCTGGGCGACGTTGCCGCCGCCGACGCGGTCTTTCGCGGCGGTTTGACCGTGGGCAGCGCTGAGGCGGTGGGCCGCTTATTCCCGACCGTGGAGAGGACGATCAAACAGCACGGCGAGATCAGCGGCGAAGTAACGGCGGCTCTGGCCTCGGCTTGCCGGCAGCAGTTCGACGCCGATTACGGCCTGGCGGTCGGAAAGTTCCCTGTTTTCGACGCCCAGACGAGCGACCCGCCGCTGTATTACTTCGCCTTGGCGTCAGCGGATGGCGTAATGGTGCGGTCCTCGCCGTTCGCCGCCCATCCGGCGATTTTGAAGGCCAGGGCCGGCAAGCAGGCATTGAACTTGTTGCGATTGCGGCTGCTTCAAGGCGGAAGCGATACATTAGGCGGCCGAGCATGA
- a CDS encoding fatty acid desaturase — protein sequence MASVESPWNNGIDWPVVIWIAVVHLGVLAAPFYFTWKAVALMAVLHWLTGGIGVCLGYHRQLTHGSFSTYRPVRFLLALLGGLSGEGSAVTWVANHRKHHVFSDQEGDPHSPREGGLWSHMLWFMPNFGKKYEEELTRRYAPDLVKERSLQWLHKMFLPSHVLMTALLLAVGWLGWDWYTGLSFVVWGMFVRLVGVLHVTWFVNSASHIWGYRNYETTDDSRNLWWVGLLAYGEGWHNNHHAFQRMARHGHKWWEIDVTYWTILAMEKLGLAWDVVHDVPARKKLPAH from the coding sequence GTGGCGTCCGTCGAAAGCCCCTGGAACAACGGCATTGACTGGCCGGTGGTCATCTGGATCGCGGTGGTCCACCTGGGCGTTCTGGCCGCGCCCTTCTACTTCACCTGGAAAGCGGTGGCGCTCATGGCCGTGCTGCACTGGCTGACGGGTGGCATCGGCGTGTGCCTGGGCTATCACCGCCAGCTTACGCACGGAAGTTTCTCTACGTATCGGCCCGTCCGCTTCTTGCTGGCGCTGTTGGGCGGCCTGTCGGGCGAAGGCTCCGCGGTGACCTGGGTAGCCAATCACCGCAAACACCACGTCTTCAGCGATCAGGAAGGCGACCCGCATTCGCCGCGCGAGGGCGGCCTGTGGAGCCACATGCTGTGGTTCATGCCGAACTTCGGCAAGAAATACGAGGAAGAACTGACCCGGCGCTACGCCCCCGACCTGGTGAAAGAACGCAGCCTCCAATGGCTGCACAAAATGTTCCTCCCCTCGCACGTGCTGATGACCGCGTTGTTGCTGGCCGTCGGCTGGCTGGGCTGGGACTGGTATACCGGCCTGTCGTTCGTGGTTTGGGGCATGTTCGTGCGGCTGGTGGGCGTGTTGCACGTCACCTGGTTCGTGAATTCCGCCAGCCATATTTGGGGCTACCGCAACTACGAGACGACCGACGACAGCCGCAACCTGTGGTGGGTCGGGCTGCTGGCCTACGGTGAAGGCTGGCACAACAATCATCACGCTTTTCAGCGGATGGCCCGTCACGGCCACAAATGGTGGGAGATCGACGTCACCTACTGGACCATCTTGGCGATGGAGAAACTGGGCCTGGCCTGGGACGTGGTCCACGACGTGCCGGCCCGCAAGAAGTTGCCGGCGCACTGA
- a CDS encoding DUF58 domain-containing protein, whose amino-acid sequence MNTAEKYLKPEVIRQISRLDLRAQFIVKGFLQGLHASPFHGFSVEFSEHRKYTVGDNPQDIDWLVFAKTDKYYVKKFEAETNITGYLVMDLSRSMAYTYRQELTKFDYAICLAAALCYLMVHQQDPVGLITFDERIRDSLPPRSKRAQLGNVLSLLAKLKPSGKTEIAKSLVQIAAMLKHRSLVMLFTDLLAEPDPILRALRRLRHGGHDVILFHVLDEAEVHFPFDGIVEFEEPESEEKLQVDAGGFRRDYLAEVQGFCDMYRRECFKSGIDYVGIDTSMQFDKALVEYLVSRRGRG is encoded by the coding sequence ATGAACACCGCCGAGAAATACCTCAAGCCGGAAGTCATCCGACAGATCAGCCGGCTCGACCTGCGCGCGCAGTTCATCGTGAAGGGGTTTTTGCAGGGCCTGCACGCCAGTCCGTTCCACGGCTTCTCGGTCGAATTCAGCGAGCACCGCAAGTACACCGTCGGCGACAACCCGCAAGACATCGACTGGCTCGTGTTTGCCAAGACCGACAAGTATTACGTCAAGAAGTTCGAGGCCGAGACGAACATCACCGGCTACCTGGTGATGGACCTCAGCCGCTCGATGGCCTACACCTATCGCCAGGAGCTGACCAAGTTCGACTACGCCATCTGCCTGGCCGCGGCGCTCTGCTACCTGATGGTCCACCAGCAAGACCCGGTGGGGCTGATCACCTTCGACGAACGGATTCGCGACAGCCTGCCGCCGCGGTCGAAACGCGCGCAGCTGGGCAACGTGCTGTCGCTGTTGGCCAAGTTGAAGCCGTCCGGAAAAACCGAGATCGCCAAGAGCCTCGTGCAGATCGCCGCCATGCTCAAGCACCGTAGCCTGGTGATGCTCTTCACCGACCTGCTGGCCGAGCCCGATCCCATCTTGCGGGCGTTGCGGCGCTTGCGGCACGGCGGGCACGACGTGATTTTGTTTCACGTGCTCGACGAGGCCGAAGTCCATTTCCCCTTCGACGGCATCGTCGAGTTCGAAGAGCCCGAAAGCGAAGAGAAGCTGCAAGTCGACGCCGGCGGCTTCCGCCGCGACTACCTGGCCGAGGTGCAAGGCTTTTGCGACATGTATCGCCGCGAGTGCTTCAAGAGCGGCATCGACTACGTCGGGATCGACACCAGCATGCAGTTCGACAAGGCGCTGGTGGAATATCTGGTGAGCCGGCGGGGACGGGGGTAG
- a CDS encoding response regulator, giving the protein MTSENQRPKSLNHVRVLVVEDHQDSAEMLRHTLHRWGCDARVCQTGAEALDEAAEYRPHVALLDLHLPDIDGCEVGRCLRQKLGFDNVALVAISGFAEAEDRRRSSDAGFDLHLLKPVRPDVLHSLLSRVEQFAW; this is encoded by the coding sequence ATGACGTCGGAGAATCAACGGCCGAAATCGCTGAATCACGTCCGCGTGCTGGTGGTCGAAGACCATCAAGACTCCGCCGAAATGCTTCGGCACACGCTGCATCGCTGGGGTTGCGACGCCCGTGTCTGTCAGACCGGTGCCGAGGCCCTGGACGAAGCGGCGGAATATCGCCCGCACGTGGCCCTGCTCGACTTGCACCTACCCGACATCGACGGCTGCGAAGTCGGCCGATGCCTGCGGCAGAAGCTGGGTTTCGACAACGTGGCGTTGGTGGCCATTAGCGGGTTTGCAGAGGCGGAAGACCGCCGTCGCTCGAGCGACGCGGGTTTCGATCTGCACCTGCTCAAGCCCGTGCGGCCCGACGTGCTGCACTCGCTCTTGTCGCGCGTCGAGCAGTTCGCCTGGTAG